Proteins co-encoded in one Arachis hypogaea cultivar Tifrunner chromosome 11, arahy.Tifrunner.gnm2.J5K5, whole genome shotgun sequence genomic window:
- the LOC112719828 gene encoding kunitz type trypsin inhibitor 104, with translation MVMKLGASIVICIWLLLAILSPITESSSSNDDSNPAVLDTDGNPIQSDAEYYVRPAITDAGGYLTLIDRFDNGSCPLYVGQPNVIVDNKISIKFTPFIEGETVIRENRDFKAVFQAFTTCVQSTQWTVGEVDQESGRRLIVAGYDEGIGGYFRIEKGNLGIYNFAWCPLDVCPNCRLNCSPVGAFIIDENRNRLLALDGNTLPVQFEKANDVSPI, from the coding sequence ATGGTGATGAAGCTAGGTGCAAGCATTGTAATTTGCATATGGCTACTCTTGGCTATATTGTCACCAATCACTGAATCATCATCATCCAATGATGATTCAAACCCTGCTGTTCTTGACACAGATGGTAACCCAATTCAAAGTGATGCTGAGTACTATGTTAGGCCAGCAATCACTGATGCTGGAGGCTATTTAACATTGATTGATAGATTTGATAATGGGTCATGCCCTTTATATGTTGGTCAACCAAATGTTATTGTGGACAATAAAATTTCCATAAAGTTTACACCTTTCATTGAAGGGGAAACTGTGATAAGAGAGAACAGGGATTTCAAGGCTGTTTTTCAGGCATTCACTACATGTGTTCAGTCAACGCAATGGACGGTTggagaggttgaccaagagagtGGAAGAAGGTTGATTGTGGCTGGTTATGATGAAGGGATTGGGGGTTACTTCAGAATTGAAAAGGGCAATTTGGGTATTTACAATTTTGCTTGGTGTCCCTTGGATGTGTGTCCAAATTGTAGGTTGAATTGTTCACCTGTGGGTGCTTTCATTATTGATGAGAATAGGAACAGGTTGTTGGCTTTGGATGGTAACACTCTTCCTGTGCAATTTGAGAAGGCTAATGATGTGTCTCCTATCTAG
- the LOC112723727 gene encoding kunitz type trypsin inhibitor 104 produces MLIKLFVSLAIYIGLLITILSSIEPSSSSSDANSAVLDTQGNKIQSGVEYYVKPAITDDVGGYVTLIDRFCNNGSCPLCIGQQNVVGASRFSIKFKPFIEGESMVRENRDFKALTLCVQSTEWKVGDQESVKRLIVACDGDDDQGLLKGFFRIEKGNLGIYYFVWCPLEVCPNCRLNCSYVGSWIDENGNRFLALGANSTLPLIFEKVNDLSS; encoded by the coding sequence ATGTTGATAAAGTTATTTGTAAGCCTTGCAATCTACATAGGGCTACTTATAACTATTCTCTCATCGATTGAACCATCATCAAGTAGTAGTGATGCAAATTCTGCAGTTCTTGACACACAAGGTAACAAAATTCAAAGTGGTGTTGAGTACTATGTTAAGCCTGCAATCACAGATGATGTTGGTGGCTATGTCACATTGATTGATAGATTTTGTAATAATGGTTCATGCCCTTTGTGTATTGGCCAACAAAATGTTGTCGGGGCCTCAAGATTTTCTATAAAGTTTAAACCTTTCATTGAAGGGGAGAGTATGGTTAGAGAAAACAGAGATTTCAAGGCGTTGACTTTATGTGTTCAGTCAACGGAATGGAAGGTTGGGGATCAAGAGAGTGTGAAGAGGTTGATTGTGGCatgtgatggtgatgatgatcaaggaTTATTAAAGGGTTTCTTCAGAATTGAAAAGGGTAATTTGGGTATTTACTATTTTGTATGGTGTCCATTAGAAGTGTGTCCTAATTGTAGGTTGAATTGTTCATATGTTGGTTCTTGGATTGATGAGAATGGAAATAGGTTCTTGGCTTTGGGTGCTAATAGCACTCTTCCTCTGATCTTTGAGAAGGTTAATGATTTATCTAGCTAG
- the LOC112719830 gene encoding NDR1/HIN1-like protein 6, producing MADNQRIHPDIEASPRPSAPLVPGNIAKSENGDPNNSPLPPPLPQRTLPVMHSKPPRRRRSCCCRFLCCTFTTLLILIIAIAITAGILFLAFRPKIPKYSVDKLRITEFNFSSGTNILSVTSNVRITARNPNKKIGIYYEGGSHISAWYSGSQLCEGSMIKFYQGHKNTTVLDLPLRGQIQDASGLVSKIQQQIQDTNNIPLDIKVKQPVRVKFGKLKLFKVNFRVRCKLVVDSLSANNDIKISSSSCKFRFRL from the coding sequence ATGGCGGATAATCAAAGAATTCACCCGGATATTGAGGCTTCACCTAGACCGTCGGCGCCGTTAGTCCCCGGAAACATTGCGAAATCCGAGAACGGCGATCCGAATAATAGCCCTCTACCACCACCACTTCCTCAAAGAACCTTGCCAGTGATGCATTCAAAGCCaccaaggagaagaagaagctgtTGCTGTAGATTCTTATGTTGCACATTCACAACACTCCTGATTCTCATCATTGCCATAGCAATCACTGCTGGAATCTTGTTCCTAGCATTCAGGCCAAAGATTCCAAAGTACTCAGTTGACAAACTCAGAATCACAGAGTTCAATTTCTCTAGTGGCACTAACATTCTCTCTGTCACTTCCAATGTTAGAATCACTGCTAGAAATCCAAACAAGAAAATTGGGATCTATTATGAAGGTGGGAGCCACATAAGTGCATGGTATAGTGGTTCTCAACTTTGTGAAGGGTCTATGATAAAATTCTATCAAGGTCATAAGAATACTACTGTTCTTGATTTGCCACTCAGAGGCCAAATTCAAGATGCAAGTGGATTAGTTAGCAAGATTCAGCAGCAGATTCAAGATACCAATAATATCCCTCTAGATATTAAGGTCAAACAGCCAGTTAGGGTTAAATTTGGAAAATTGAAGCTTTTTAAGGTCAATTTCAGGGTTAGGTGCAAGCTTGTGGTGGATAGCCTTAGTGCTAACAATGATATTAAGATTTCAAGCAGCAGCTGTAAGTTCAGGTTTAGACTATGA